The genomic region GTTTTTCGGAATCTCGATCAACCTGGTAACCTTGTTTGCGCTTGTATTAGCTATTGGTATTGTGGTCGATGATGCGATTGTCGTCGTCGAGGCAGTCCATGCCAAATTTGAAGAATTCCCACACATAACACCATATCAGGCGGTGAAAAAAGTATTGGGTGAAATTAGTGGTGCAATTATCGCGATTACCGCGGTAATGGTGTCTGTATTCGTACCGATATCCTTTATGTCCGGTCCTGTTGGAACGTTCTACCGCCAGTTCTCGATTACAATGGCGAGTTCAATTGTAATTTCGGCCTTGATCGCGCTTACGCTGACACCAGTATTGTGTGCGATGTTACTAAAAAATAACCACGGAAAAGAGGTTAAAAAGAATTTACTGACCAAAAGTTTGGACAGTTTTAACCGTGTTTTTGATAAAATGACCGGTAAATATGTAAGCCTACTGAAATCGATCGTGAGCAGAAGATGGCTAACATTTGGAGTATTGATAGCCTTCTGTGCCGGTACTTTCTTTGTGAATAAGATTCTTCCGTCCGGATTTATTCCAAGTGAAGATCAGGGAACCATTTATGCCATTATTCAAACACCACCGGGATCGACGTTGGAAACAACCAATCAGGTTTCACAACGTTTACAGAAAATTTGTGAGCATGTGGATGGTGTAGAATCGGTGTCCTCACTGGCGGGTTATGAAATCATGACAGAAGGTAGGGGATCCAATGCCGGTACATGTTTGATCAACCTTAAAGAGTGGTCGGATAGAAAGCACACCGTTACCGAAATCATGGAAGAATTGGAAGAAAAAACCAAAGGTCTTGGTGCGAAAATAGAATTCTTCGAACCGCCGGCCATTCCGGGATTTGGTTCGTCGGGTGGTTTCTCCATGCGTCTTTTGGATAAGAGTACCACTGTGGATTACAAAGACTTCGATAAAATAAACAAAAAGTTTATGGAAGATTTGGGTAAACGTAAAGAGTTAACCGGTTTGTTCACGTTCTTCGCGGCCAACTATCCACAATATGAATTGGAGATAGACAATCAATTGGCTATGCAAAAAGGAGTATCTATCGGGAAAGCAATGGAGAATCTGGACATCCTTATTGGTAGTACCTATGAACAGGGATTCATTAAATTCGAGCGTTTCTTTAAAGTATACGTACAATCGGATCCTAAATTCAGACGACTGCCATCGGATATCTTAAACCTGTATATCAAAAATGATCATGGCGAAATGGTACCGTATTCTGCCTTTATGCGATTGAAAAAAACACAGGGACCCAACGAGATTACCCGTTATAACATGTACAACTCAGCTGCTATTCAGGGACTTCCGGCAAAAGGATATACCACAGCCGAAGCCATCCAGGCGGTTCGGGAAGTCGCTAAAAAATCATTACCAAAAGGATATGACATTGCCTGGGAAGGTCTTTCGTATGACGAAGCCGGTAAAGGAAATGAATCGATTTATATCTTTTTAATCGTATTGTCGTTTGTTTATTTCGTTTTAGCGGCACAATATGAAAGCTTTATCATTCCGTTGGCGGTTGTTTTCTCGCTTCCGGTTGGGGTTTTCGGTTCGTTTTTATTACTGAAAATGATGGGACTTCAAAATGATATCTATGCGCAAATCGGATTGATCATGCTTGTCGGACTACTCGGTAAGAATGCTGTACTAATCGTCGAATTTGCCGTCCAGAAGCACCATGAAGGTGCCACGATACTCGAAGCGGCGATTGAAGGTGCCAAAGTGCGTTTCCGACCGATCCTGATGACTTCCTTTGCGTTTATCGCCGGATTAATTCCGTTGATGCTTGCCAGTGGAGCCGGAGCTATCGGTAACCGAACACTGGGTTCTGCGGCACTTGGAGGAATGCTCTTCGGAACCGTTTTCGGGGTAATTATCGTACCGGGATTGTATTATATTTTCGGCTCATTGGCAGCGGGAAGAAAATTAATACGCGATGAAGAGGATAGTTCTTTATCACACGAATTTGTACATCAGATAGATAATTTTACAAAAGAAGAACAAGAAAATGAGTAAGCGATTAAATTCATATATAGGTATAGGAGTAAGCTGTTTACTACTAACGGTTGCGGGGTGTAAAGCCCCTGCAACGTTGGGGAGATCGGAAAATAAAAACGTTCCGGCTGCCTATAACACAACAGCAGTACAGGATTCGGTGAATACCGGAAAAATGAAATGGAAGGAGTATTTTACCGATAAATATCTGGTAGCGCTTATCGATACGGCATTGGTGAAAAATCAGGAGTTGAATATCACAATGCAGGAGATTGAAATCAGTCGTAACGAAATCCGGGCGCGAAAAGGAGAATACCTACCGTTTATCGGATTAAAAGGTTCGGCCGGTTTCGATAAAGTAGCCCGTTTTACAAACATCGGTGCGATGGAAGCCAATACCGAGATCAAACCCGGAAAAGAAATGCCGGAACCGTTACAGGATTATTCCATTGGAGCCTATGCTACCTGGGAACTGGATATCTGGAATAAATTGCATAATGCTAAAAAAGCAGCCGTAAGCAAATACCTGGCATCGGTGGAAGGTAAAAACTTTACGGTGACCAACCTGATTGCCGAAATTGCAAATTCCTATTACGAGTTATTGGCTTTGGACAATCAGTTGGCTATTGTAAAACAGAATATCGAAATCCAGGGAAATGCACTGGAAATTGTAAAATTACAAAAACTGGCAGCCCGTGTGAACGAACTGGCTGTGCGCCGATTCGAAGCACAGGTGTTAAATACCAAAAGTCTGCAATTCGATATTCAACAACGCATCACGGAAACGGAAAACAAAATCAACTTTTTAGTAGGCCGTTTTCCGCAACCGGTGGAAAGAAGCACGGCTACGTTTAGCGGTTTGGTACCCAATATGATTCATACCGGAATTCCGTCGCAATTATTGGAAAACCGTCCGGATGTTAAACAAGCCGAATTGGATCTTGTTGCAGCCAAATTAGATATTAAAGTGGCCAAAGCCCGGTTTTATCCGTCTTTGGGGATTTCGGCCGGGATCGGTTACCAGGCGTTTAATCCAAGTTATTTAATCAAACCGGAATCCCTGTTGTATTCGTTGGCCGGCGATCTTGCCGCGCCGTTAATTAACAGAAATGCTATAAAAGCAGCGTATTATACGGCCAATGCCAAACAAATTCAGGCGGTGTATAATTACGAGCGTACGCTTTTAAATGCTTATATCGAAGTGGCCAACCAGTTGGCTAAGATCAGCAATACGGAAAAAACCTTCGACCTGAAATCCAAACAGGTGGAAGCTTTAAACCAGTCGATTGAAATTTCAAATGATCTTTTCAGTTCGGCAAGAGCCGATTATATGGAGGTCTTAATGACCCAACGTGACGCTCTGGAATCCAAATTTGACCTGATCGAAACCAAGATGAAGCAAATGAATGCGATGGTAAACATATACCGCGCATTAGGTGGTGGATGGAATTAAATATTCCGCCTGTAAGGGCGATTATTAAATTTTGTTGATAGTTAGTGAGGTGAAAGCCTCCGGGATCGTCCCGGGGGCTTTTTAATTATAGGAATTACTATTTTTTATTACTTGAAGTGATGATTTATTAAAAATATCAGAATACTTAAGTATATTCGTATATATTATTTAAGAATTGTTTGCATTATTTAAAATAAATATAATTCGGTAAAACCATGAAATTTAAAAGCTTGCTTATCGTGTGTTTGTTATGGATAACCTGGAGTTATGCGCAGACCACCAAAAGGGTATATTTTGTAGGGAATAGTTATACGTATTATAACAACCTGCCGGAGTTAATCCAAAAAATAGCACTATCTACAAATGATCATTTAGAATATGATAGTCATACGCCCGGTGGTTCGCGTTTTCAACAGCATGCTGCCAATCCAACGGTGTTGAATAAAATCGCTGAAGGGAACTGGGACCATGTGGTTTTACAGGAACAGAGTCAGTTGCCGTCGTTTCCACAGCAACAGGTGGCTACTATGGTATATCCGTATGCCCGGCAATTGGTCGATGCGTTTAAAACAGCCAATCCGTGTGGTTCTGCGGTTTTTTATATGACCTGGGGACGTAAGTATGGCGATGAGCAAAACTGTAATAACGGACTCCCACAGTTGTGTACCTATGAAGGAATGGACAATGCCCTGTATACCTCGTATATGCAAATGGCTACCGATAATAAAAGTCTGGTTTCACCGGTAGCAAAAGTCTGGCGCGCTATCCGGGAACAAGATCCGGGTATGGAGTTGTATGTAGAAGATAATTCGCATCCATCCTATATCGGTTCCATGGCTGCCGCGTTTACATTTTATACCATTTTTTTTAAAAAGGATCCCACATTAACACCATTTATGGGTGATTTGTCACAAGACGATGCTAATATGATCAAAGGAATCGTAAAAAATATTGTGTTTGATCATCCTGAAACCTGGTTTGTCGGAGTACATGACAATCCATCCGATTTCAAATGGGACGACCTTCAAAACCGAACGTATAAATTTGAATCATTAAATCCAACCGCGACAACCTATTTTTGGAATTTTGGCGACGGAGCAACAGCCACTATACAAAACCCACAACATACCTATCAGACCAATGGAACGTACACCGTTAGCCTGACAACCAATGCCTGTAATACGAATGCAATCAAAACACAAACGGTTACCACTACCGCATTATCCAACAACGATTTTACTAAAAAACGAATCCGGATGTATCCGAATCCAACTACTGATCGGATTTATCTAACAGCTGTCGATTTTGATCAAATCACGGTATGCGATGTTTTAGGGAAATCGATGCGTGTTGCAGTTTCCAAAACGGATGAAGTGATAGAACTCGATACAGCACAGCTTGCTCCCGGTACATATTTTGTTCAGATTCAAAAGGAAACCGAAAAACAGTTTTATAAATTTCTTAAAAAATAATGCCTTTTTTAAAAGGGGTTTAGACTATAGTAATGCTTTATAATACCAACTTAAATCTGGATCAGATTCGAAAAGACACACCCAATTGTCTCGATAAATTATATTTTAATAACGCCGGTGCTTCGTTGATGCCCAAACCGGTTATGGCGAAAATACAGGAATATCTTATTGAAGAAGAAAAGTATGGTGGCTATGCGGCTTTCGATCGGAATAGTGCCGAAATCCAACAGTTTTATAACGAAGTAGCTGAATTAATTGAAGCAAAACCCCATAATATCGCTTTTGCGCATAGTGCTACCGATGCCTATGCCAAAGCACTATCAGCAATCGATTTTCAAAAAGAGGATGTGATTCTGACTACAGCCGATGATTATGTGACCAATCAAATGCAGTTTTTATCATTGCAAAAACGATTTGGGATTGCGATTCAAAAGGTACGAAATACTGAAAACGGCGATATCGATTTTGAAGATTTTGAACGTCTTATCGCTATAAAAAAGCCGAAATTGGTTTGTGTAACGCATATACCTACCAATTCAGGTCTTGTCCAGGATGTTGAAAAAGTGAGTGAAATCTGTGAACGTGAAGGACTGACCTTTTTATTGGATGCCTGCCAGTCGGTTGGACAGTTGCCGGTTTCGGTAGCCAAAATAAAATGTGATTTTATGAGTGTTACCGGACGAAAATTTCTACGCGGACCAAGAGGTACGGGATTTTTATATATCTCGGATCGGATGCTGGAGCAGGGAATTCACCCGCTTTTTATCGATGGAGCCGGAGCGATCTGGCGTTCGGAAGATACATTTGAACTAATCGAACAAGGGAAACGTTTTCAGTATTGGGAACTTCCATATGCTTTATTGTTGGGCTTAAAAGAAGCTATCCGTTATCAGAAAGGTCTTGGAATAGAAAACATTCAGTCCTATAATGATCAGTTAATGACATACCTTCGGAAAAATATCGCTACGATACCTGGAGTAGTGACTTTTGATCAGGGTTCTGTGACTTGCAATATCCTGACATTTACAAAAGGAGAAAAACCAATTGTAACATTAAAAGAGGAATTGCTAAAAAGAGATGTGTATTGTAGCATCAGTGCTCGTGAATCGGGCGTGATTGATTTTGATAAAAAAGGAATAAAAGGCGTGGTTCGAATTTCACCACATTATTTTAATACGATCGACGAAGTAGACCGACTTTTAAATCATATTAACGATTTATAATTTGAGAAGTCTATTTCTAAAAAAATGATAAAAAAGCGTTCTAATGGAACGCTTTTTATTTTATCCGCTTCATCGGAAAAGACTGCTTCCGTTCCTGTCCGTTTTTGCTACCGGAAATTTCGGCGGTTAGCGTATTTGTGCCTGTTTTGGTATAGGTGATCATCTGTGGAAAATCGTGTTGTCGGTTTTCAAATATTAATTGATTTTCGGAACTTATTTTAGCAATAAAATGCACCGGTTGGTTGTTGTTCTGATCTTTAACCGTCGGAATATAGAACAGATTGGATCCTTCCTGAACGAGTTGAACCGTTTCAAAAACGACCGTATCTTTTCCTTGTAAAATATAACTTTTGCCACGGTATTCGTGATCGTTAATTTTACGCCAGGTTTCGTAAAGACTACCTTTGGACGTTTTGTTTTCCCACGTGCCAATGATCCAATTGGCTTTTTTGATGTCGGTTGATTCCTGTACTGTCCAGGCCCCTAAAATGAGAAGACCGACAAACAGTAACGCTAATTTTGTTTTCATAGTTGATTGTTTTTTGACACTACAAAATTGCAGGATATGATGCTTTTAAAATTGTAAAAATGCGACACTACTATTCCGTTCCATAAAAAAGAGCGGACATTTTTAGTTGATCACCATAAAATTCTTTTGGTGTAAGTCCGGTTAGCTCTTTGAAATCTTTATTAAAATGCGCTTGATCATAATATTCATTTTCGTGGGCTAGAGCGGTAAAACTGGTAAATTGTTTGCTGAGCAACATTTTAAGAGTCGCTTGAAGTCGTACGGTTTTAGAAAGTTGTTTGGGACTTAAGCCGATAGCGGTGGCAAATTTGCGTTCCAGTTGCCGGCGATTGACATTGGTTTGTTTGGAAACGGTTTCAATGGTTAGCTGACCGTTGGCGGTTAAAATAGTTTCAACCGTAGTTTTGATAATCCGGTCAATGGTATTGGCGTCGGTTAGCCGATTTCGTAAAAAGTTTTCAATATACTGAATACGTTCTGTTACCGATGAAGCATTCAGGATTTTTTGTTCCATTTCGAGTCCGTCGTTGCTAAATAGTTGTTCCAGTGAAACGGCGGTATTTTCCATTTCCCGAATTGGAACATTGGTAAAGGGAAGAAAACCGCCAGGGTGAAAGCGAACCGAAAAAATTCCGGTTATTCCTGTAGACTCAATTTCCAACGGTTGGGTGAGTTGTCCGATTACAAAACATCTGGGTTGTAGAATATTGTTCCCGTCGGGCAGGTATTGCCGGTACAGATCGCCATAATGGAAAATCATTTCCATACAACCGTCGGGAACAATGGTTTGTCGTTCCGGTGTTGCTTCTTCCGGACTTTCCAGAATCCAATAGCATTTTATAAGTTCGCGTAACTCCGAAGCCGGATCAAATGTTTTATAATACATAGTTTTATTATTAAAATAAACTCAGAAATGGGCAAATACTTTTCGTTTCGATTCTCAAAGATAGTATAGTAACGAATTTGTAGAACTGACGCTATGTTTATTTTTACTAATTGTATTTTGATTTTGAGCGAATTAAGCTATTGTTGTAAAAAGTTTACTGTTTTTTAGTCATAAAGATTTGCAGATACGAAAAAGCTTGTTATATTTGCAACCGCAATCAGGAAATGGTTGTAACATACTGGAGAAATGGCAGAGTGGTCGATTGCGGCAGTCTTGAAAACTGTTGACTGTAACAGGTCCGGGGGTTCGAATCCCTCTTTCTCCGCCACTTTTAAAAAGCCCTGATGTAAATCAGGGCTTTTTTTATTTACAATACTTTTAGCATTTTCTCCTCTGGCAAATAAGGTACTCTCTCTTATTAATAATTGTATTTCAATATTTTATCTTAATAAATTAAGTAAAAATACGTATTGCTTTGTTGGGTATAAATTGCTTTCTTGTGAGTCTATAAAATAGAGCTATAAAGCTTTTTTACGAAAAAAAGAGGGAAGTTTCGTAAAAACAATGTTAGATGTAATTTTAGAAAACATTTACGAAGAAAGAACTTTACCTTGCATATTTTGATTTCATGGGCTTCAAGCAATTTATCCAAAACAACGAAGACGAAATTTTAATGTGTAGAATGGGACATATTTTTAGAGATATAGAAAACTGTCTCGGAAAAGGAAAATATCAAGAACCAAAAAACGGTGTATTACTTGCAGACTTGTCTGAGTCTAAAATTAATTGTTTAAGTATTTCTGATACAGTCTTTTATTTTGGACAAATACTTGTAACCAAGAAGATTTACTTGAATTAGTTGAAGTAGCTTATAATTTTAATTGGCGAGAAATTGGTTATAACTTCCCATTAAGAGGCTCTATTGTAAAAGGGAATATTAAAGTTGTTTTAGGTAAAAATAAAAACATAAATGGCGGTTCATATTGTGTACAATGTTTATATGGGAAAGGTTTAGTTTATGCCCATGATATTGCAGAAGCTCAAGAATGGGGGGCGATCATAGATGAAAATGTAGTTAAAGATTTGAGTTCTTTTGAAAAAGGTAAACAATTTCTAAAAAAACATACTATAAGATATAATGTTCCATTCAAAAACAATTCTCATAAAGAATATAGTGCATTTAAATTGAAACAAGGAAAACTAAATGAAGTAGCGCTTATAAATGCTATAAAAACTGTTGACGAAGTATTTTCACAGGATAATAAATTAATAGATCATGAAAGCATTCAACTTAAAATACAGAATACAAAAAAAAATATATATGATACAAAAGATATTAATTAAAAACTATGTCTAATAATTTATCAAGGACGAATCGATGTAAATTAATTAAAGACGTCTCAGAATGCATTTGGAATGAAATAATTTCATTTCATACTGCAGGAGTAAACGCTGCAGAAATTTATTACACTAAAAAACTGCTTTCAGAAATTCTTAATCACTCTAATAATTTAAATTATTCAATTTGGGCTGTTGAACCAGGAAATGAAAAAAAATGGGGCTCAGATATTGACATTTATATAGAGCGTAGAACTAATGATTTTGAGCTTTATGCTTTCCAAGCAAAACTTTTAAAATTAGGTAATATGTATGATGGTTTAAACAGAAATTCGCTCGGTACATATCAATGGCAAAAGTTACGAGATTATCAAATTCATAAAGGTTGTCATGTAAATTATCTTTTTTATAACGGTGTTAGGAATTTTAGATATAATGGCACTAATAGATGTAGTAATTTCTACAGTGAAAAAGAACTTGGTTTAAGTTATGTGGACATAGATACTGTAGAACGTATTACTTTGTCCAAAAACACTTGGGAATTTTCTGATTTTCACACTGTTTACTCTCATCCACTATCCGAAATTGTTTGTTGTATGGGAGAATATAATCCTAAAGTAAAAATATATACATATCAAGATATTGTCGAAACTCTTAATAATTACCAGAAAGTCGAATTTGAAACAGACATAGAATCGCTTATTTCAAAAGCATCTGAGAAAAACGATGAAAAAATTGAAGAAAAAGAGTCTAAAAGAAAAGCAGATTTAGTTTTCATAATTAGAAACACTTCTAGTTCTTATTAAAAAACTACAGCTAAGAATGGTTTTGCGAGTGAAAAATGTGATTTTTGCACATTTCACTTACAAGAAATTTTATCTTAGCAGAAAGTCTAGGATGCCGAAGTTCGCAAGTTCGTAAAGCCGCGAAATCTTGGCAGCAAGTCTAACGTAACACACAAAAAAATCAACGATCAAAGGAATGGCATACAAAAGCAAAAGCATATTACAAATTGTAAAAGAGATAGAAGAAAGTAAAGTTTTCCTACCAGCTTTACAAAGAAAATTTGTTTGGGGTAAACCTCAAATTGAACTTCTTTTTGATTCATTAATGAGAAACTTTCCTATTGGAACTTTTCTTTTTTGGAATCTAAATAAAGAAGTTGCAAATAACTATGTTTTTTATGAGTTTCTACGAGAATACGATCAAAGAAATCCTTATAATATAAAGAAATCCGGGAGTTTTTTAAACACAGAAATAATTGGCGTACTTGACGGACAACAAAGACTAAGCTCTATGTATATTGGACTCCAAGGAACACACACCGAAAAAGCACCATATATGCGTTGGGCAGACGATAATGCTTATCGTAAGTCAAAACTCTATCTAAACTTACTTTCATTACCATATCGAGTTAACACGGAAAATGATATTGAAACTATTGAAGAACAAAATTTTGAATTTAGATTTCTAACAGACGGAGAAAGTGAAGATTGGATTTATAGAAAAATAAAGCAACAAGACGAAAACGAAAATGAAAGAGTTCTTGAAGATAATATGTTTTGGTTCAAGGTCGGAGATATATTGACATGGAAAGCTGACCCAGAAATTGATGTTATCATTGATTCTTTTATTTCAAAATGTAAGACCCAAAAACAAAAAGATATTCTCAATGAGAAAAGACGATTAGTCAAAAAAACGCTTGAAACTTTATATAAAAGAATATCATCTGACCAACTTATTAACTACTTTGAAATTGACAAGCAAGATTTAGAAGATATATTGAAAATATTCATACGAGTAAATAGCGGAGGAACGCAATTAAATAAAACAGACTTGTTATTTTCTACTATTGTCGCTACTTGGGACAATGGAAGAGATGAAATTGAAGCGCTATTACAAAAAATCAACAGAAAAGGCGATGGTTTCGGCTTCTCAAACGAGTTTTTAATGCGTTCTTGTTTGGTTTTGACTGATGCTCCTATTCTTTACAAGGTTAATTCGTTTAAATCTGAAAATGTTCAAAAAATCAAAGATGAATGGAGAAAGATTGCAAATGCAATAGAACAAACTGTAGAACTTTTAGTGGAATTTGGATTCAATCAAAGTTTACTAACTTCTCAAAATGCGACCATAATAATTGCTTATTACATATACAAAAGTGGCGTTATTAACGATACAACAAAAATTGACATAAAAAAATATCTAATACATTCATTGTTGAATGGTATTTATGGTAGTTCACAAGACCAATTGATTGCATTTTTAAGAAACTTTTTCCGAACACAATCAAAAGATGAAAATGGCAAAGCAGTTTATAAATTAAAGAACAATTATTTTTCTTTTGAAGAAATATTAAAACTTGAACTTCCTTCAAAAAAATCTCTTTACATAACTGAAATTGAGTTAGACAATTTTATGTCATACCGAAAAGGTGCTTCATCTTTCTTTGTTCTGTCATTATTATATCCTAATTTAAAATATAAAGAAGTTCAATTTCATCAAGACCACATACACCCTGCATCTAAATTTGACATTGACAATTTTAACTTAATTGGTCTGAATAAAGAAGAACACGATGAATGGTTAAAACGAAGAGATTCTATTCCTAATCTACAACTTTTAGAAGGCAGACAAAACGAGTCAAAAAACGCAACTGCATTTAATATTTGGTTATCCAGAAAAAATGAATATGATCAGACACATTTCAAAACCAGCAATTATATACCAGAAGACATTAGTATAGAGTTTAAAGACTTTTTAATATTTTACGAAAAAAGAAAGACAAAATTAAAAGAAGAACTCAAAAAAGTTTTAGCAATAAATAATGACGCTCAAATAACAAGCGAAGAATTTTTAGAACAAGAAGCAATTGCTGACGAGGATTAGAATAGAAAACACCAGCAGCCAGCAAAGTATTGACAAAATCGGTGCTGAATGGCTTCGGTTGAACATTTTGTACAAGGTTAAACTTTCGTTCTTCAATTAAACTCTAAAGCAAAGAATCCCAACATTTGGCGATGCCATACCGTTATAAATAATAAACCTATAACCTATTTTCAATCATCCAACCTTATTAAAATACAACAAAAGCGGCATCAGGTGTTCGATTGTGATACCTCTCAGTCCGACAGATTTTTCTTACAAAAGCCTTGATTTATGATCAAGGCTTTTTTTATTTGTTATACTTTGCGATTTTCTTTTCTGGTAAATAAAGCGACTTTCTTTTTTTTATTACGGATTCTATTTCAATATTTTATCTTGTAAATTAGGTAAAAATACGTATTGCTTTGTTGTGTATAAATGAGTTTCTTACGTGTTTGTAGGCATAGCGATATGCTTTTTGACGAAATAAACTTCGTAAAAAACACAGTTGGCAGATATATTGCACACTTAACCAAATCAACACTATGGATGAAATTAAAAATAAATTATTCGAATTGCTCACAGAGCTTGATGAAGCGTTATCTCGGGGAGAATTTGATACGGCAACTTTAACAAGTGTTCGTAATAAACTCAAGCTCTATATTAA from Flavobacterium sp. WV_118_3 harbors:
- a CDS encoding DUF262 domain-containing protein, with product MAYKSKSILQIVKEIEESKVFLPALQRKFVWGKPQIELLFDSLMRNFPIGTFLFWNLNKEVANNYVFYEFLREYDQRNPYNIKKSGSFLNTEIIGVLDGQQRLSSMYIGLQGTHTEKAPYMRWADDNAYRKSKLYLNLLSLPYRVNTENDIETIEEQNFEFRFLTDGESEDWIYRKIKQQDENENERVLEDNMFWFKVGDILTWKADPEIDVIIDSFISKCKTQKQKDILNEKRRLVKKTLETLYKRISSDQLINYFEIDKQDLEDILKIFIRVNSGGTQLNKTDLLFSTIVATWDNGRDEIEALLQKINRKGDGFGFSNEFLMRSCLVLTDAPILYKVNSFKSENVQKIKDEWRKIANAIEQTVELLVEFGFNQSLLTSQNATIIIAYYIYKSGVINDTTKIDIKKYLIHSLLNGIYGSSQDQLIAFLRNFFRTQSKDENGKAVYKLKNNYFSFEEILKLELPSKKSLYITEIELDNFMSYRKGASSFFVLSLLYPNLKYKEVQFHQDHIHPASKFDIDNFNLIGLNKEEHDEWLKRRDSIPNLQLLEGRQNESKNATAFNIWLSRKNEYDQTHFKTSNYIPEDISIEFKDFLIFYEKRKTKLKEELKKVLAINNDAQITSEEFLEQEAIADED